The Coriobacteriia bacterium genome includes a window with the following:
- the rpsE gene encoding 30S ribosomal protein S5 — MAHDSNAPVSEIQERVVYINRVAKVVKGGRRFSLTALVVVGDGNGRVGVGMGKAAEVPIAIKKGIEDAKKNMFTFPLTGTTIPHAVTGHYGAGNVLLKPAAPGTGVIAGGPVRALMELGGVKDVLSKSLGTSNALNIVKAAAEGLQQLKSPAEVARSRGKTVGEIYGKKG, encoded by the coding sequence ATGGCGCATGACAGCAACGCTCCGGTCTCTGAGATCCAGGAGCGCGTCGTCTACATCAATCGCGTCGCCAAGGTCGTCAAGGGCGGTCGCCGTTTCTCCCTGACTGCACTCGTGGTCGTGGGCGACGGCAACGGTCGCGTCGGCGTCGGCATGGGTAAGGCAGCCGAAGTCCCCATCGCGATCAAGAAGGGCATCGAGGACGCGAAGAAGAACATGTTCACGTTCCCGCTCACCGGCACGACGATTCCGCATGCGGTGACCGGCCACTACGGCGCCGGCAACGTGCTGCTCAAGCCAGCCGCTCCCGGTACCGGCGTCATCGCCGGTGGGCCGGTGCGCGCGCTCATGGAGCTCGGCGGCGTCAAGGACGTGCTGAGCAAGTCGCTCGGCACCAGCAACGCCCTCAACATCGTGAAGGCGGCCGCCGAAGGCCTGCAGCAGCTGAAGAGCCCCGCCGAGGTCGCGCGTAGCCGCGGCAAGACCGTGGGCGAGATCTACGGCAAGAAGGGTTAG
- the rplN gene encoding 50S ribosomal protein L14, producing the protein MIQQETRLKVADNSGARQVACIKVLGGSRRRYAYVGDTIVCAVKEATPNGAVKKGDVVRAVVVRCKKEVRRPDGSYIRFDENAAVIIDAQGNPRGTRIFGPVARELRDRKYMKIVSLAPEVL; encoded by the coding sequence ATGATCCAGCAGGAGACACGGCTGAAGGTGGCCGACAACTCCGGGGCGCGTCAGGTGGCCTGCATCAAGGTCCTCGGCGGCTCACGGAGGCGCTATGCGTACGTCGGCGACACGATCGTCTGCGCCGTGAAGGAGGCCACCCCCAACGGGGCGGTCAAGAAGGGTGACGTCGTGAGGGCGGTCGTGGTGCGCTGCAAGAAGGAAGTGCGCCGCCCCGATGGCAGCTACATCAGGTTCGACGAGAACGCTGCCGTCATCATCGACGCACAAGGCAACCCCCGCGGCACCCGCATCTTCGGTCCGGTCGCACGTGAGTTGCGCGACCGCAAGTACATGAAGATCGTGTCGCTCGCACCCGAAGTGCTGTAG
- the rpsQ gene encoding 30S ribosomal protein S17: MSTDRNSRKERQGVVVSTAGEKTCVVKVEARKRHPLYGKMITRSTKFHAHDENNECGVGDVVRIMETRPVSKLKHWRLVEIVEKAK, from the coding sequence ATGAGCACCGATCGTAACAGCCGCAAGGAGCGTCAGGGCGTCGTGGTCTCGACCGCGGGCGAGAAGACCTGTGTCGTGAAGGTCGAAGCGCGCAAGCGTCACCCGCTCTACGGAAAGATGATCACCCGGTCGACGAAGTTCCATGCGCATGACGAGAACAACGAGTGTGGTGTGGGCGATGTCGTCCGCATCATGGAGACCCGCCCGGTGTCGAAGCTAAAGCACTGGCGACTGGTCGAGATCGTCGAGAAGGCAAAGTAG
- the rplB gene encoding 50S ribosomal protein L2, producing the protein MGLKKYKPTSPGRRFQTVSDFAEITSATPEKSLLEPLPQKGGRNNNGRITVRHQGGGHKRQYRKIDFKRNKDGIPAKVATIEYDPNRSARIALLHYADGEKRYILAPEKLSVGDTVMSGRDADIKPGNALPMENIPTGTVVHAIELQPGKGAAIARSAGTSAQLIGKEGSKAILRMPSSEMRMVPLTCRATVGEVGNSDHANISVGKAGRNRHLGKRPTVRGTAMNPVDHPHGGGEGKNKTAGRHPVTPWGVPTKGHRTRAKHKASDAMIIRRRKK; encoded by the coding sequence ATGGGACTGAAGAAGTACAAGCCGACTTCACCGGGTCGTCGTTTCCAGACGGTCTCCGACTTCGCGGAGATCACGTCGGCGACTCCCGAGAAGTCGCTGCTCGAGCCGCTACCCCAGAAGGGTGGCCGCAACAACAACGGGCGCATCACGGTCCGCCACCAGGGTGGCGGCCACAAGCGCCAGTACCGCAAGATCGACTTCAAGCGGAACAAGGACGGTATTCCCGCCAAGGTCGCGACGATCGAGTACGACCCGAACAGGTCGGCTCGCATCGCACTGCTTCACTATGCGGACGGCGAGAAGCGCTACATCCTCGCACCGGAGAAGCTCAGCGTGGGCGACACCGTCATGTCCGGCCGCGACGCCGACATCAAACCGGGCAACGCGCTTCCGATGGAGAACATCCCCACCGGTACCGTGGTCCACGCGATCGAGCTGCAGCCCGGCAAGGGTGCCGCGATCGCCCGCTCGGCTGGCACCTCCGCGCAGCTCATCGGCAAGGAGGGCTCGAAGGCGATCCTGCGCATGCCCTCCTCGGAGATGCGCATGGTTCCGCTCACCTGCAGGGCCACCGTCGGCGAGGTCGGCAACAGCGACCACGCCAACATCTCGGTGGGCAAGGCCGGCCGCAACCGCCATCTCGGCAAGCGTCCGACCGTTCGTGGTACCGCGATGAACCCGGTCGACCACCCGCACGGCGGTGGCGAGGGCAAGAACAAGACCGCAGGACGTCACCCGGTGACGCCGTGGGGTGTCCCCACCAAGGGCCACCGCACGCGTGCCAAGCATAAGGCGTCCGACGCCATGATCATCCGCCGCCGGAAGAAGTAG
- the rpmC gene encoding 50S ribosomal protein L29, producing MKATEIKDLAETEIAEKLKERRTELFNLRFQLATGQLDNPNRISVVKKDIARLHTELRAREIAAGKPQA from the coding sequence ATGAAGGCTACAGAGATCAAGGACCTCGCCGAAACCGAGATCGCCGAGAAGCTCAAGGAGCGCAGGACGGAGCTCTTCAACCTCCGTTTCCAGCTCGCAACCGGGCAGCTCGACAACCCGAATCGAATCAGCGTGGTCAAGAAGGACATCGCGCGCCTGCACACCGAGCTCCGAGCCCGCGAGATCGCGGCCGGCAAGCCCCAGGCGTAA
- the rpsS gene encoding 30S ribosomal protein S19 has protein sequence MSRSLKKGPYVEPRLLKRIQDMNDAGEKRVIKTWSRASTIFPEMVGHTVAVHDGRKHVPVYVTESMVGHKFGEFSPTRTFRGHADDRKKGKR, from the coding sequence ATGAGCAGAAGCCTCAAGAAGGGCCCCTACGTCGAGCCGCGTCTCCTGAAGCGTATCCAGGACATGAACGACGCTGGCGAGAAGAGGGTCATCAAGACGTGGTCACGCGCCTCGACGATCTTCCCGGAGATGGTCGGTCACACGGTTGCGGTGCACGACGGCCGGAAGCACGTGCCGGTGTACGTCACCGAGTCGATGGTGGGCCACAAGTTCGGCGAGTTCTCCCCGACGCGCACCTTCCGCGGCCACGCGGACGATCGCAAGAAGGGCAAGCGCTAG
- the rplV gene encoding 50S ribosomal protein L22: MEARATAKFVRVTPRKAREVIDLVRGKSVPDAEAILKFTPRAAAEIVGKVVHSAAANAEKNLRIKPETLYVSEAYVNEGPTIKRIRPRAMGRAFRINKRTSHITVVVKQREEA; this comes from the coding sequence ATGGAAGCAAGAGCTACCGCGAAGTTCGTGAGAGTGACTCCGCGCAAGGCGCGCGAGGTCATCGACCTCGTCCGGGGCAAGTCCGTTCCGGATGCCGAGGCGATCCTCAAGTTCACCCCGCGTGCCGCGGCGGAGATCGTGGGCAAGGTCGTGCACAGTGCGGCCGCGAACGCCGAGAAGAACCTGCGGATCAAGCCGGAGACGCTTTACGTCTCGGAGGCGTACGTGAACGAAGGTCCGACCATCAAGCGGATCCGTCCGCGCGCAATGGGCCGGGCATTCCGCATCAACAAGCGCACGAGCCACATCACGGTGGTCGTGAAGCAGCGAGAGGAGGCATAA
- the rplW gene encoding 50S ribosomal protein L23, which produces MMNAHDIIIRPIVSEKSFDLMEQGRYTFEVAKDAKKEQIAQAVSEIFHVTVTSVNTMNVSGKPRRLRYNKGLSRSWKKAIVTLKDGDAIDLYAGK; this is translated from the coding sequence CTGATGAATGCACATGACATCATCATCCGCCCCATCGTGTCGGAGAAGAGCTTCGACTTGATGGAGCAGGGTCGGTACACCTTTGAGGTGGCCAAGGACGCGAAGAAGGAGCAGATCGCCCAGGCGGTCTCCGAGATCTTCCACGTAACGGTCACGAGCGTGAACACGATGAACGTCTCTGGTAAACCGCGGCGACTTCGCTACAATAAGGGGCTGTCGCGCTCGTGGAAGAAGGCCATCGTCACCCTCAAGGATGGCGACGCGATCGATCTGTACGCCGGCAAGTGA
- the rplF gene encoding 50S ribosomal protein L6 has product MSRIGKQPIPVPAGVEVNIDGSSVTVKGPKGTLSQSFNPDMAITLEEGAVVVRRPSDARQHRSLHGLTRTLVSNMVVGVSEGFRKDMEIVGVGYRAVLKDAALDLSLGLSHPMVVKAPEGITFEVPAPNRISVIGIDKQRVGQTAAEIRGIRPPEPYKGKGIRYAGEHVRRKVGKAAK; this is encoded by the coding sequence GTGTCTCGTATCGGCAAGCAGCCCATCCCGGTCCCGGCCGGAGTGGAAGTGAACATCGACGGATCGAGCGTCACGGTGAAGGGGCCCAAGGGCACTCTGTCACAGTCGTTCAATCCTGATATGGCGATCACGCTCGAGGAGGGTGCCGTTGTAGTGCGCCGCCCGAGCGACGCGCGTCAGCACCGCAGCCTCCACGGCCTTACCCGCACGCTGGTGTCAAACATGGTCGTCGGCGTGTCCGAAGGGTTTCGCAAGGATATGGAGATCGTCGGCGTCGGCTACCGCGCCGTGCTGAAGGACGCCGCCCTCGACCTCTCGCTCGGCCTGAGCCACCCTATGGTGGTCAAGGCTCCCGAGGGCATCACGTTCGAGGTTCCCGCGCCCAACCGCATCTCGGTCATCGGCATCGACAAGCAGCGTGTCGGGCAGACTGCGGCGGAGATCCGCGGGATCCGTCCGCCGGAGCCGTATAAGGGCAAGGGTATCCGGTACGCGGGCGAGCACGTCCGCCGCAAGGTCGGCAAGGCCGCCAAGTAA
- the rplO gene encoding 50S ribosomal protein L15 has translation MQLNDLFPAPGSRQNRKRVGRGNGSGHGSTAGRGDKGQNSRAGGGKGPGFEGGQNPLHMRMPKLGGFKNRNRVEYAVVNVSRLEDLYAAGDTVDVDSLFDKGVIKSKTTPVKVLGDGELTKKLTVKIDRVSGPARAKIEAAGGTVDLS, from the coding sequence ATGCAGTTGAACGACCTCTTCCCGGCACCGGGTTCGCGCCAGAACCGCAAGCGCGTCGGTCGCGGCAACGGGAGCGGCCACGGTTCTACCGCGGGCCGCGGCGACAAGGGCCAGAACTCGCGTGCCGGCGGCGGCAAAGGCCCCGGATTCGAGGGTGGACAGAACCCGCTGCACATGCGGATGCCGAAGCTGGGTGGTTTCAAGAACCGCAACCGCGTGGAGTACGCGGTGGTGAACGTTAGCCGCCTTGAGGACCTCTACGCCGCGGGTGACACCGTCGACGTGGACAGCCTCTTCGACAAAGGCGTCATCAAGTCGAAGACCACTCCGGTCAAGGTGCTCGGCGATGGCGAACTCACCAAGAAGCTCACCGTCAAGATCGACAGGGTTTCCGGTCCGGCACGTGCCAAGATCGAAGCGGCTGGAGGGACGGTCGATCTCTCGTGA
- the rpmD gene encoding 50S ribosomal protein L30 yields the protein MAEKKLRITQVRSAIGLPKDQKATVRALGLKRMNDTVEQADTPVIRGMVFKVKHLVRVDEV from the coding sequence ATGGCAGAGAAGAAGCTCAGGATCACGCAGGTCAGAAGCGCGATTGGTCTCCCAAAGGATCAGAAGGCGACCGTCCGCGCGCTCGGCCTCAAGCGTATGAACGACACCGTGGAGCAGGCGGACACGCCGGTCATCCGCGGCATGGTGTTCAAGGTGAAGCACCTCGTCCGCGTGGACGAGGTTTAG
- a CDS encoding adenylate kinase, which yields MNVMLLGAPGAGKGTQAARIVEEFGLVHLSTGDILRKAVADQTPLGLEAKRHMDEGGLVPDDVVIGLVQERITQPDALERGVLFDGFPRTIPQADALGAALAESGLKLDAVVSVEVDPEAIVTRITSRRQCRGCGKIFNVATDGELAACTECGGEVYQRDDDTEATVRKRLAAYDEQTSKLIPYYAEHGTLYTVDGNRVPADVYAAISEILRGIG from the coding sequence ATGAACGTCATGCTTCTGGGCGCCCCCGGCGCCGGCAAGGGCACGCAGGCCGCACGCATCGTCGAGGAGTTCGGGCTGGTCCATCTCTCCACGGGTGACATCCTGCGCAAGGCTGTCGCCGACCAGACGCCTCTCGGCCTCGAGGCCAAGCGGCACATGGACGAGGGCGGCCTGGTTCCTGATGACGTCGTCATCGGTCTCGTGCAGGAACGGATCACGCAGCCCGACGCGCTGGAACGCGGCGTTCTCTTCGACGGCTTCCCGCGTACGATCCCTCAGGCCGATGCGCTCGGTGCTGCGCTCGCCGAGAGCGGACTCAAGCTCGATGCGGTTGTGAGCGTCGAGGTCGACCCCGAGGCCATCGTCACCCGCATCACGTCGCGCCGCCAGTGCCGCGGCTGCGGCAAGATCTTCAACGTGGCGACGGATGGCGAACTCGCTGCATGCACCGAGTGCGGCGGCGAGGTCTACCAGCGCGACGATGACACCGAGGCGACCGTGCGCAAGCGTCTGGCTGCCTACGATGAGCAGACGAGCAAGCTGATCCCGTACTACGCCGAGCACGGCACGCTCTACACAGTCGACGGAAACCGCGTGCCTGCCGATGTGTACGCTGCCATCAGCGAGATCCTACGCGGTATCGGCTAG
- the rpsH gene encoding 30S ribosomal protein S8 produces MSMTDPIADMLTRVRNANNAFQTSTSMPSSNKLVAIAKIMKSEGYIEEFEVVPGEPQATLTIALKYGPKKARTITGIRRISKPGLRVYAKKDELPRVLGGLGIAVISTSQGVMTEKQARAAGVGGEVIAYIW; encoded by the coding sequence ATGAGCATGACCGATCCCATCGCAGATATGCTGACGCGGGTCCGGAACGCCAACAACGCGTTTCAGACGTCCACGTCGATGCCGTCATCGAACAAGCTCGTCGCCATCGCCAAGATCATGAAGAGCGAGGGCTACATCGAGGAGTTCGAGGTCGTTCCCGGCGAGCCGCAGGCCACGCTGACGATCGCCCTCAAGTACGGCCCGAAGAAGGCGCGCACCATCACCGGCATCCGTCGGATCTCCAAGCCCGGCCTTCGCGTGTACGCCAAGAAGGACGAGCTGCCCCGCGTCCTCGGCGGTCTCGGCATCGCCGTGATCTCCACCTCGCAGGGCGTCATGACCGAGAAGCAGGCCCGCGCCGCCGGTGTCGGCGGCGAGGTCATCGCCTACATCTGGTAA
- a CDS encoding type Z 30S ribosomal protein S14, producing the protein MAKKSMIAKAKRTPKFGVRAVNRCNRCGRPRAYYRQFGLCRVCVRELASRGELPGVRKASW; encoded by the coding sequence GTGGCAAAGAAGTCGATGATCGCTAAGGCCAAGCGCACTCCGAAGTTCGGTGTCCGTGCGGTCAACCGCTGCAACCGCTGCGGTCGGCCCCGCGCGTACTACCGTCAGTTCGGGCTGTGCCGCGTGTGCGTGCGCGAGCTGGCCAGCCGCGGTGAGCTGCCGGGTGTCCGCAAGGCGAGCTGGTAA
- the rplE gene encoding 50S ribosomal protein L5 gives MAPRFKERYRAEVVPALMERFGYANVHEVPKLEKIVVNMGVGGATQDPKLLESAIGDLTIVTGQKPAITRAKKSIASFKLRQGMAIGAKVTMRGDRMWEFFDRLLSTALPRIRDFRGVSAKAFDGRGNYSLGVNEQLIFPEIDYDKVDKIRGMDITFVTTAKTDEECRVLLEQFGFPFKK, from the coding sequence GTGGCACCACGATTCAAAGAAAGGTACCGCGCGGAGGTCGTGCCGGCGCTCATGGAGCGCTTCGGCTACGCCAACGTGCACGAAGTACCTAAGCTCGAGAAGATCGTCGTGAACATGGGTGTCGGCGGGGCGACCCAGGACCCCAAGCTGCTCGAATCCGCGATCGGCGATCTCACCATCGTCACGGGCCAGAAGCCGGCGATCACGCGGGCGAAGAAGTCGATCGCCAGCTTCAAGCTGCGCCAGGGCATGGCGATCGGCGCGAAGGTCACGATGCGTGGCGACCGCATGTGGGAGTTCTTCGACCGCCTGCTGTCGACCGCTCTCCCGCGCATCCGCGACTTCCGCGGCGTGAGCGCGAAGGCCTTCGATGGACGCGGCAACTACTCGCTCGGCGTGAACGAGCAGCTGATCTTCCCGGAGATCGACTACGACAAGGTCGACAAGATCCGGGGCATGGACATCACGTTCGTCACCACCGCGAAAACAGACGAGGAGTGCCGGGTGCTGCTCGAGCAGTTCGGCTTCCCGTTCAAGAAGTAG
- the map gene encoding type I methionyl aminopeptidase: MIVTKSPAELDVMREAGRITAAALRSVANALRPGITTAELDELAEATIRDAGAKPAFKGYHGFPATLCTSVDSQVVHGIPGSRVLREGEILSVDCGAIVDGYYGDSAMTFPVGAVSEQAQRLMDVTRRSLEAGIARCVPGMRLHDVSAAVQEVAEGGGFSVVREYVGHGIGRAMHEDPQVPNYGQAGTGPTLKVGMVLAIEPMINAGAAEVRSLDDGWTVVTSDGSLSAHFEHTVAVTESGPRILTLE, from the coding sequence GTGATCGTCACCAAGTCCCCCGCGGAACTCGACGTCATGCGCGAAGCGGGCCGGATCACAGCCGCGGCGCTGCGGTCGGTCGCGAATGCGTTGCGTCCGGGCATTACGACCGCCGAACTCGACGAGCTTGCCGAGGCGACGATCCGTGATGCCGGCGCCAAGCCGGCATTCAAGGGCTACCATGGCTTTCCCGCCACGCTGTGCACCTCGGTCGACTCGCAGGTGGTTCACGGCATCCCGGGTTCTCGGGTTCTGCGCGAAGGCGAGATACTGTCGGTGGACTGCGGGGCGATCGTCGATGGCTACTACGGCGACTCGGCGATGACCTTCCCGGTTGGCGCGGTGAGCGAGCAGGCGCAGCGCCTCATGGACGTCACGAGGAGGTCGCTCGAGGCGGGAATCGCGCGTTGCGTACCCGGAATGCGCCTGCACGACGTGTCGGCAGCCGTACAGGAGGTGGCCGAGGGCGGTGGCTTCTCTGTGGTACGAGAATACGTCGGTCACGGCATCGGACGTGCGATGCACGAGGACCCGCAGGTGCCGAACTACGGGCAGGCAGGCACAGGCCCGACGCTCAAGGTGGGAATGGTCCTGGCGATAGAGCCGATGATAAATGCGGGCGCGGCGGAAGTGCGCTCGCTCGATGACGGCTGGACTGTGGTTACCTCGGACGGTAGCCTCTCGGCGCACTTCGAACACACCGTGGCGGTCACCGAGAGCGGGCCGAGGATACTGACGCTCGAGTAG
- the rplX gene encoding 50S ribosomal protein L24 has protein sequence MAKSLTIRKGDRVHVIAGKDKGKEGKVLRSMPEKERVVVENVHMIKKHTRPSQKNQQGGIIEMEGTIHVSNVMLVCPNCGQPTRVSRRRDDGTRIRTCKKCGKDIDK, from the coding sequence ATGGCGAAGTCACTAACCATCCGCAAGGGCGATCGCGTGCACGTCATCGCCGGCAAGGACAAGGGCAAAGAGGGCAAGGTCCTCCGCTCAATGCCGGAGAAGGAGCGTGTGGTCGTCGAGAACGTCCATATGATCAAGAAGCACACGCGTCCCAGCCAGAAGAACCAGCAGGGCGGCATCATCGAGATGGAGGGCACGATCCACGTCTCGAACGTCATGCTCGTCTGCCCGAACTGCGGGCAGCCGACGCGGGTGTCCCGTCGTCGCGACGACGGTACCCGCATCCGCACCTGCAAGAAGTGCGGCAAGGACATCGACAAGTAG
- the rpsC gene encoding 30S ribosomal protein S3, translating to MGQKVQPIGFRLGITEEWRSRWFQDKGYAQTLAEDLGLRKYLQAKLRRAAISRIDIERKGDKVFVEIWTARPGIVIGKKGAEVDVLRKDLEKLAGHPVAVNIVEIKRPELDATLVAQSVAEQLVARVSFRRAMKKAVTSAMKSGALGIRIQCSGRLGGAEMGRREWYREGRVPLHTLRAKIDYGTTDAVTTFGVVGVKVHVYRGDKLPGSTLTAAEEAALVERPRPERSDRPRGNRRGAPGAGAGRRG from the coding sequence ATGGGCCAGAAAGTCCAGCCGATCGGGTTCCGCCTCGGCATCACCGAGGAATGGCGGAGCCGTTGGTTCCAGGACAAGGGTTACGCCCAGACGCTTGCGGAGGACCTCGGTCTGCGCAAGTACCTGCAGGCGAAGCTCCGCCGGGCCGCCATCTCGCGCATCGACATCGAGCGCAAGGGCGATAAGGTGTTCGTCGAGATCTGGACCGCGCGTCCGGGCATCGTCATCGGCAAGAAGGGCGCCGAGGTCGATGTGCTGCGCAAGGACCTTGAGAAGCTCGCCGGTCACCCCGTCGCGGTGAACATTGTCGAGATCAAGCGGCCGGAGCTCGACGCCACGCTTGTGGCGCAGAGTGTTGCCGAGCAGCTCGTGGCTCGCGTGTCGTTCCGTCGCGCGATGAAGAAGGCCGTCACGAGCGCGATGAAGAGCGGCGCGCTCGGCATTCGCATCCAGTGCTCGGGCCGCCTCGGTGGCGCCGAGATGGGTCGCCGCGAGTGGTACCGCGAGGGTCGCGTGCCGCTGCACACGCTGCGCGCCAAGATCGACTACGGCACGACCGACGCCGTGACCACGTTCGGCGTCGTCGGCGTGAAGGTGCACGTGTACCGTGGCGATAAGCTGCCCGGTTCCACGCTGACCGCCGCCGAAGAGGCCGCTCTCGTCGAGCGTCCCCGTCCCGAGCGCAGCGATCGCCCCCGTGGCAACCGCCGTGGCGCTCCTGGCGCCGGTGCTGGAAGGAGGGGCTAG
- the secY gene encoding preprotein translocase subunit SecY, whose protein sequence is MIEAIKNAFRIPDLRKKILFTLAIIALYRVGAHVPVPGVDPVAVKELVTGAGSALGLLNLFAGGALENFALFALGIMPYITATIIMQLLQAVIPTIERWSKEGEAGQRKITQTARYMTLGIALMESLGLLTVFQAAPPTGLGVNFDLLTEVVIVISLIAGTAMIMWMGELITQRGIGNGMSLIIFSSIVSRFPQTIIASFRVNAWLMLAILAISLFVVAAVVFMEGGQRRIPVQYAKRVVGRRVYGGVGTYIPLKVNGANVIPIIFASSLLLFPSTIAKFFTDVAWLQQVSDALAQGWLHILLYAILIVFFAYFYTALVFNPIDTADNLRKNGGFIPGVRPGNPTAQYIANVLNRITLPGALFLAAIAVGPQIMFMQTNDALVQAFGGTSILIMVGVALETMRQLESQLQMRHYDGFFK, encoded by the coding sequence GTGATCGAGGCCATCAAGAACGCCTTCCGCATCCCGGACCTTCGTAAGAAGATCCTCTTCACACTCGCGATCATCGCGCTCTACCGCGTGGGTGCGCACGTTCCCGTGCCGGGTGTCGATCCGGTGGCAGTGAAGGAACTCGTCACTGGAGCCGGTAGCGCCCTCGGCCTCCTGAACCTGTTCGCCGGTGGTGCGCTCGAGAACTTCGCGCTGTTCGCGCTCGGCATCATGCCCTACATCACGGCGACGATCATCATGCAGCTGCTGCAGGCGGTCATCCCGACGATCGAGCGTTGGTCGAAGGAGGGCGAGGCCGGTCAGCGCAAGATCACGCAGACCGCCCGCTACATGACCCTCGGCATCGCGCTGATGGAGTCGCTGGGTCTGCTCACGGTGTTCCAGGCGGCGCCCCCGACCGGCCTTGGCGTGAACTTCGACCTGCTCACCGAGGTCGTCATCGTCATCTCGCTGATTGCGGGAACGGCGATGATCATGTGGATGGGCGAGCTCATCACCCAGCGCGGTATCGGCAACGGCATGTCGCTCATCATCTTCTCGAGCATCGTGTCCCGTTTTCCGCAGACGATCATCGCTTCATTCCGGGTGAACGCGTGGCTAATGCTCGCGATTCTCGCGATATCGCTGTTCGTGGTGGCCGCCGTCGTCTTCATGGAGGGCGGGCAGCGGCGCATCCCGGTGCAGTATGCCAAGCGCGTGGTGGGTCGTCGCGTCTACGGCGGCGTGGGTACGTACATCCCGCTCAAGGTGAATGGTGCGAACGTCATCCCGATCATCTTCGCGTCGTCGCTCTTGCTGTTCCCGTCCACGATCGCGAAGTTCTTCACGGACGTGGCCTGGCTGCAGCAGGTGTCTGATGCGCTTGCGCAGGGCTGGCTGCACATCCTCCTGTACGCGATACTGATCGTCTTCTTCGCGTACTTCTACACCGCCCTCGTCTTCAATCCGATCGACACCGCGGATAATCTGCGCAAGAACGGCGGGTTCATCCCGGGTGTGCGACCCGGTAATCCCACGGCGCAGTACATCGCGAACGTCCTCAACCGGATCACGCTGCCGGGTGCGCTGTTCCTGGCAGCCATCGCAGTCGGTCCGCAGATCATGTTCATGCAGACCAACGACGCGCTGGTGCAGGCCTTTGGCGGCACGTCGATCCTGATCATGGTGGGCGTGGCGCTTGAGACCATGCGACAGCTCGAGAGCCAGCTGCAAATGCGCCACTATGACGGGTTCTTCAAGTAG
- the rplR gene encoding 50S ribosomal protein L18 → MDKTKAKAAGLARRQRRVRGKVSGTAARPRLRVSRTNLHIYAQLIDDVAGKTLVAASSVDPDLRSALKSGANADAAKAVGGALGRRALEAGITEVVFDRGGRLYHGRVAALAEGARDAGLKF, encoded by the coding sequence ATGGACAAGACGAAAGCGAAGGCAGCAGGTCTCGCCCGCCGCCAGCGCCGCGTCCGCGGAAAGGTAAGCGGAACCGCAGCGCGCCCGCGTCTGCGGGTGAGCCGCACCAACCTGCACATCTACGCCCAGCTCATCGATGATGTCGCGGGCAAGACGCTCGTGGCAGCATCGTCGGTCGACCCGGATCTGCGGTCGGCGCTGAAGTCGGGCGCCAACGCCGACGCCGCCAAGGCGGTGGGCGGCGCCCTGGGGCGCCGCGCCCTCGAGGCCGGCATCACCGAGGTCGTGTTCGACCGCGGTGGACGTCTCTACCACGGTCGTGTGGCCGCCCTCGCCGAGGGTGCCCGCGACGCCGGCCTGAAGTTCTAA
- the rplP gene encoding 50S ribosomal protein L16: protein MLLPKRVKHRKVMRGSRKGIAKGGTEIAFGDFGLKALEPAWITNRQIEAARVAMTRHMKRGGKVWINIFPDKPVTQKPAETRMGSGKGNPEKWVAVVKPGRVMFEVAGVSEEVAKEAMRLAAQKLPIKCKFVTRADSGGEA from the coding sequence ATGCTGCTCCCCAAGCGCGTAAAGCACCGCAAGGTGATGCGCGGTTCCCGTAAGGGCATCGCCAAGGGCGGTACCGAGATCGCATTCGGCGATTTCGGTCTCAAGGCCCTCGAGCCGGCGTGGATCACCAACCGCCAGATCGAGGCGGCCCGTGTCGCGATGACCCGGCACATGAAGCGTGGCGGCAAGGTCTGGATCAACATCTTCCCGGACAAGCCCGTGACGCAGAAGCCGGCCGAGACCCGCATGGGCTCGGGCAAGGGTAACCCCGAGAAGTGGGTCGCGGTCGTCAAGCCCGGCCGAGTGATGTTCGAAGTCGCGGGTGTCAGCGAAGAGGTCGCCAAAGAGGCCATGCGCCTTGCGGCCCAGAAGCTGCCGATCAAGTGCAAGTTCGTCACCCGTGCTGACAGTGGCGGTGAAGCATAA